A single Oryza brachyantha chromosome 8, ObraRS2, whole genome shotgun sequence DNA region contains:
- the LOC102702211 gene encoding uncharacterized protein LOC102702211 isoform X1, with protein MDQPAAAAAARRWVQWEEVVVSNDRGRRLVHYYLRGAGRGAGEEEGEGEGEGEVRVLAVVGRERSPRHMSYVVQGRFLRALVGAGAAALPAPADGEGPPRKWRSRREVVDWLSSLVSGCSNGPSLMANRFNENPYDDIDFTDVAASKDVSPISLGRNNSKEFTWLGPASLCQKQWKHYRSFCRRGITISVHNFVYILSEEKKRLIAQVEDLYQDTNSINMVMVRWFDKVDEVGVELPPDVGEREIFFSHGLQHLSVECIDGLAAVLSAQHFEKFLSRPRHSYWVPYICRRQIDDDGVKPFDVTQLQGYWSQEVLRTMFNAASSLKVRFKVTRGACSSDGVQKRKRDAFSDTDLQQCLPSAEFGSDSLKNGLEHKTQNQLYPGSHAEVLSQDSGIRGCWFRCLVLKMRGDKIKVRYEDLQDADETGHLEEWVLLTRIAKPDQLGIRISGRPMVRPYHVQHSKGPCSFDVGTVVDAWWNNGWWEGIVLQQGNDRRLQVYFPGEKRIADFCEDDLRNSLEWAGGKWNSLGERKDIIHLLPRTAVDEKGSSISKLVSRDSSPKQESDKGCDDKSVGNKIHNQKHQKRVLADLTNALKFDNLKWRPRKRSRRSGSKKQSDTSSGSSSQGDLEESSPCGRFSVLNSVPDEEVCKSSGEPLFMRVSNLVMSR; from the exons ATGGACcagcctgcggcggcggcggcggcgaggaggtgggTGCAGTGGGAGGAGGTCGTGGTGTCGAACGACCGCGGGCGGCGCCTGGTGCACTACTACCTCCGGGGGGCGGGCAGGGgcgccggggaggaggagggggagggggaaggggagggggaggtgagGGTGCTGGCCGTGGTGGGGCGGGAGAGGAGCCCGCGGCACATGTCGTACGTGGTGCAGGGGCGGTTCCTGCGGGCGCTGGTTggggccggggcggcggcgctgccggcgccggcggatgGGGAGGGGCCACCGAGGAAATGGCGGTCGAGGCGGGAGGTCGTGGACTGGCTGTCCTCGCTCGTTTCCG GATGCAGTAACGGCCCTTCATTAATGGCTAATAGGTTCAACGAAAATCCATATGATGACATTGATTTTACTGATGTTGCTGCTTCAAAG GATGTTTCACCTATTTCATTAGGGAGGAACAACTCCAAAGAATTTACATGGTTGGGTCCTGCATCGCTTTGTCAAAAGCAATGGAAGCATTATAGATCTTTCTGTCGTAGGGGCATTACTATTTCG GTGCACAATTTTGTCTACATCCTGAGTGAAGAGAAGAAGAGGTTAATTGCCCAAGTGGAGGATCTGTATCAAGATACTAATTCAATCAACATGGTCATGGTACGATGGTTTGACAAAGTTGATGAGGTTGGTGTCGAATTGCCACCCGATGTTGGTGAGAGAGAGATTTTCTTTTCCCATGGTTTGCAACATCTCAGTGTTGAATGCATTGATGGATTGGCTGCAGTCCTGAGTGCTCAGCACTTTGAGAAGTTTCTGAGTCGCCCTAGACATAGCTATTGGGTGCCTTATATTTGTCGCCGACAGATTGATGATGATGGCGTCAAACCTTTTGATGTAACCCAACTGCAAGGTTATTGGAGTCAAGAAGTGCTTAGGACCATGTTCAATGCAGCTTCTTCTCTTAAGGTGCGTTTCAAGGTCACTAGAGGTGCTTGTAGTTCAGATGGGGTGCAAAAGAGGAAGCGTGATGCATTCAGTGATACTGATCTGCAGCAGTGTCTTCCTTCTGCTGAGTTTGGTTCTGATAGTCTCAAGAATGGTTTGGAACATAAAACTCAAAACCAGCTATATCCTGGTAGCCATGCTGAAGTCCTATCACAGGATAGTGGTATAAGGGGCTGTTGGTTTAGATGCCTTGTCCTAAAGATGCGTGGAGATAAAATCAAGGTCCGATATGAAGATCTTCAGGATGCTGATGAGACAGGACATCTGGAG GAGTGGGTTTTGCTAACAAGGATCGCTAAACCTGATCAGTTGGGCATACGCATCTCTGGAAGACCAATGGTGCGGCCATATCATGTACAACATAGCAAGGGCCCATGCTCCTTTGATGTTGGGACAGTTGTTGATGCATGGTGGAATAATGGATGGTGGGAGGGGATTGTGTTGCAGCAGGGAAATGACAGACGCcttcaagtttattttcctG GAGAAAAGCGAATAGCTGATTTTTGTGAAGATGATTTGAGGAATTCACTTGAGTGGGCTGGGGGCAAATGGAATTCTCTGGGGGAACGGAAAGATATCATACATCTGTTGCCCCGTACTGCAGTGGATGAAAAGGGAAGTTCGATTAGCAAACTTGTTTCCCGAGACTCCTCTCCAAAACAAGAATCTGACAAGGGGTGTGATGACAAATCTGTGGGCAATAAGATTCACAACCAGAAGCATCAGAAGCGTGTTCTGGCTGATCTCACAAATGCCCTGAAATTCGATAACCTGAAATGGAGGCCAAGAAAGCGGAGTAGAAGATCTGGTTCAAAAAAACAGTCGGACActagcagcggcagcagcagccaagGTGACCTGGAGGAGTCCAGTCCCTGTGGAAGATTTTCTGTTCTTAATTCAGTACCTGATGAAGAAGTATGCAAGAGCAGTGGAGAACCTCTTTTCATGAGGGTATCCAACCTGGTGATGTCCAGATGA
- the LOC102702211 gene encoding uncharacterized protein LOC102702211 isoform X2, translating into MANRFNENPYDDIDFTDVAASKDVSPISLGRNNSKEFTWLGPASLCQKQWKHYRSFCRRGITISVHNFVYILSEEKKRLIAQVEDLYQDTNSINMVMVRWFDKVDEVGVELPPDVGEREIFFSHGLQHLSVECIDGLAAVLSAQHFEKFLSRPRHSYWVPYICRRQIDDDGVKPFDVTQLQGYWSQEVLRTMFNAASSLKVRFKVTRGACSSDGVQKRKRDAFSDTDLQQCLPSAEFGSDSLKNGLEHKTQNQLYPGSHAEVLSQDSGIRGCWFRCLVLKMRGDKIKVRYEDLQDADETGHLEEWVLLTRIAKPDQLGIRISGRPMVRPYHVQHSKGPCSFDVGTVVDAWWNNGWWEGIVLQQGNDRRLQVYFPGEKRIADFCEDDLRNSLEWAGGKWNSLGERKDIIHLLPRTAVDEKGSSISKLVSRDSSPKQESDKGCDDKSVGNKIHNQKHQKRVLADLTNALKFDNLKWRPRKRSRRSGSKKQSDTSSGSSSQGDLEESSPCGRFSVLNSVPDEEVCKSSGEPLFMRVSNLVMSR; encoded by the exons ATGGCTAATAGGTTCAACGAAAATCCATATGATGACATTGATTTTACTGATGTTGCTGCTTCAAAG GATGTTTCACCTATTTCATTAGGGAGGAACAACTCCAAAGAATTTACATGGTTGGGTCCTGCATCGCTTTGTCAAAAGCAATGGAAGCATTATAGATCTTTCTGTCGTAGGGGCATTACTATTTCG GTGCACAATTTTGTCTACATCCTGAGTGAAGAGAAGAAGAGGTTAATTGCCCAAGTGGAGGATCTGTATCAAGATACTAATTCAATCAACATGGTCATGGTACGATGGTTTGACAAAGTTGATGAGGTTGGTGTCGAATTGCCACCCGATGTTGGTGAGAGAGAGATTTTCTTTTCCCATGGTTTGCAACATCTCAGTGTTGAATGCATTGATGGATTGGCTGCAGTCCTGAGTGCTCAGCACTTTGAGAAGTTTCTGAGTCGCCCTAGACATAGCTATTGGGTGCCTTATATTTGTCGCCGACAGATTGATGATGATGGCGTCAAACCTTTTGATGTAACCCAACTGCAAGGTTATTGGAGTCAAGAAGTGCTTAGGACCATGTTCAATGCAGCTTCTTCTCTTAAGGTGCGTTTCAAGGTCACTAGAGGTGCTTGTAGTTCAGATGGGGTGCAAAAGAGGAAGCGTGATGCATTCAGTGATACTGATCTGCAGCAGTGTCTTCCTTCTGCTGAGTTTGGTTCTGATAGTCTCAAGAATGGTTTGGAACATAAAACTCAAAACCAGCTATATCCTGGTAGCCATGCTGAAGTCCTATCACAGGATAGTGGTATAAGGGGCTGTTGGTTTAGATGCCTTGTCCTAAAGATGCGTGGAGATAAAATCAAGGTCCGATATGAAGATCTTCAGGATGCTGATGAGACAGGACATCTGGAG GAGTGGGTTTTGCTAACAAGGATCGCTAAACCTGATCAGTTGGGCATACGCATCTCTGGAAGACCAATGGTGCGGCCATATCATGTACAACATAGCAAGGGCCCATGCTCCTTTGATGTTGGGACAGTTGTTGATGCATGGTGGAATAATGGATGGTGGGAGGGGATTGTGTTGCAGCAGGGAAATGACAGACGCcttcaagtttattttcctG GAGAAAAGCGAATAGCTGATTTTTGTGAAGATGATTTGAGGAATTCACTTGAGTGGGCTGGGGGCAAATGGAATTCTCTGGGGGAACGGAAAGATATCATACATCTGTTGCCCCGTACTGCAGTGGATGAAAAGGGAAGTTCGATTAGCAAACTTGTTTCCCGAGACTCCTCTCCAAAACAAGAATCTGACAAGGGGTGTGATGACAAATCTGTGGGCAATAAGATTCACAACCAGAAGCATCAGAAGCGTGTTCTGGCTGATCTCACAAATGCCCTGAAATTCGATAACCTGAAATGGAGGCCAAGAAAGCGGAGTAGAAGATCTGGTTCAAAAAAACAGTCGGACActagcagcggcagcagcagccaagGTGACCTGGAGGAGTCCAGTCCCTGTGGAAGATTTTCTGTTCTTAATTCAGTACCTGATGAAGAAGTATGCAAGAGCAGTGGAGAACCTCTTTTCATGAGGGTATCCAACCTGGTGATGTCCAGATGA
- the LOC107304778 gene encoding heavy metal-associated isoprenylated plant protein 25-like yields MSDKFYRMTVRMSIDCNGCYKRIRRVLLQMQDLDSHLIDRKQQRVSVCGAFVPQDVAIKLRNKANRRVEILEIKEIDAGDGHRP; encoded by the exons ATGAGTGACAAG TTCTACCGCATGACCGTCAGGATGAGCATCGACTGCAACGGGTGCTACAAGAGGATCAGGAGGGTACTCCTCCAGATGCAAG ATCTGGATAGCCACCTGATCGACCGGAAGCAGCAGCGGGTGAGCGTCTGCGGCGCCTTCGTGCCGCAGGACGTCGCCATCAAGCTTCGCAACAAGGCGAACCGCCGCGTCGAGATATTGGAGATCAAGGAgatcgacgccggcgacggccaccGGCCGTGA
- the LOC102702490 gene encoding formin-like protein 9, which translates to MWPPHTTIFMSLNNRPAPPFVTSSESSSSALLLLLLGFRLIEQNMGMAMRCILVLFSVSPLLLLFNLEMLEDALHLANHDKELDVAAITPASFSFMSRFRIMLGMSHHHRSQGRRHKRSSEAPAPAPAPVPALQARSEAPAPLVRVPRKGMPSTHRSHIAPARSPVHRMEDGGHTKLPRSTIVALGVVGLCLVVLGATIVALSVGRSRKVKKVCTTAFKTFCHGSRDQRSPAATRKVSSHPSPDPFSLSSIVQYQENHPNLKQSSEPKSLSIQSTIPMGTELIASDPTVTSNNSHSGEVESFHSISCADFSVGSITEVPQQICDKTIMDPSRTFLERHDSPSDSSYQSVSPDCTSCLSPKDQTSSAFSHHNLSRTPCPEKPDKENAEVNCHKGVKINGISGSTEHHKDPMEEQTETITPSITKPSSKESSKSSTGGSRIDTFSSMGIPKSPPPPPPQKNPPSLKGQCNSQPPPPPPLPLQIQVGKDGSPLPRLKPLHWDKVRAAPARPMVWNDIRSSSFEFEFDEQMIKSLFAYNFQGSARDQEAMSKTVSTTKHVIEHHRLQNTTILLKTLNANTSQVCNSVIQGNGLSVQQLEALVKMKPTKEEEEKLLNYAGDINMLDPAENFVKVLLTIPMAFPRMEIMLYKENFDDEVSHIKMSFAMIEGACIELKSSKLFLRLLEAVLKTGNRMNVGTLRGGASAFKLDALLKLADIRGADGKTTLLHFVVQEMARSKGLKGSEKLNEIPSSCPDTPTEREEYSSMGTEFVSKLSNELGNVKKVASIDLDTLRNSISYLSCGLVQLKNLVENDLASDDNNNNFLQCMKSFLDYAENTMQELKDDESQVLLKVRELTEYYHGEVSKDESNLLQIFITVKDFLGLLDRVCREMRGTKHNQTLNLVLPLK; encoded by the exons ATGTGGCCGCCACACACCACCATTTTTATGAGCTTGAACAACCGTCCTGCTCCTCCTTTTGTCACATCCAGTGAGAGTTCTTCAAGTGCTTTGCTGCTGCTCCTTTTGGGCTTTAGGCTGATTGAGCAAAACATGGGAATGGCGATGAGGTGCATCTTGGTCCTCTTCTCTGTCTcccctctgctgcttctgttCAACCTTGAGATGCTGGAGGATGCTCTCCATCTAGCAAACCATGACAAGGAGCTCGACGTCGCTGCGATAACTCCTGCCAGTTTCAGCTTCATGTCCAGGTTTAGGATAATGCTGGGGATGAGTCATCATCATCGGTCACAGGGCCGAAGGCATAAGAGAAGTTCAGAAGCTCCAGctccagcaccagcaccagtCCCAGCCCTTCAAGCAAGATCAGAAGCTCCTGCCCCTCTTGTTCGTGTGCCTCGGAAAGGAATGCCATCAACTCATCGCAGCCACATTGCCCCAGCAAGGAGCCCAGTGCACAGAATGGAGGATGGAGGCCACACCAAGCTCCCGAGATCCACCATTGTTGCCCTGGGTGTGGTTGGATTATGCCTAGTTGTTCTTGGAGCTACCATAGTAGCATTGTCAGTTGGAAGATCAAGGAAGGTCAAGAAGGTGTGTACAACGGCATTCAAAACATTTTGCCATGGATCAAGAGATCAAAGGTCACCTGCTGCTACCAGGAAGGTCAGTTCCCACCCTAGCCCAGATCCGTTTTCACTAAGTTCCATAGTACAGTACCAAGAGAACCATCCAAACCTTAAACAATCATCTGAACCAAAGAGTTTATCCATTCAGAGTACTATTCCAATGGGTACAGAATTAATAGCAAGTGATCCTACTGTGACAAGCAACAACTCGCACTCTGGTGAGGTTGAATCTTTCCATTCCATATCTTGCGCTGATTTCTCAGTTGGCTCCATTACAGAGGTACCACAGCAAATTTGTGATAAAACTATTATGGATCCATCTCGGACTTTCCTAGAAAGACATGATTCACCATCTGATTCATCATATCAATCTGTTTCACCAGATTGTACATCTTGTTTGTCGCCAAAGGATCAAACATCTTCAGCTTTCAGCCACCACAATTTGTCTCGCACTCCTTGTCCAGAAAAACCAGATAAAGAAAATGCTGAAGTAAACTGTCACAAAGGAGTGAAAATAAATGGCATTTCTGGGTCCACGGAGCATCACAAAGATCCAATGGAAGAGCAGACGGAAACCATCACCCCCTCCATCACAAAGCCAAGTTCTAAGGAATCATCAAAGAGTTCAACAGGAGGATCAAGGATTGACACCTTCAGTTCAATGGGTATACCAAAATCGCCACCACCCCCTCCACCACAAAAGAATCCTCCGAGTTTGAAAGGGCAGTGCAATAGCcagcctccaccaccacctccattGCCTCTGCAGATACAAGTTGGTAAAGACGGTTCTCCCCTTCCAAGGTTGAAACCATTGCACTGGGACAAGGTAAGGGCTGCTCCAGCCCGCCCTATGGTGTGGAACGATATAAGATCAAGTTCATTTGAATTCGA GTTCGATGAGCAGATGATCAAGTCTCTGTTCGCATACAACTTTCAAGGGTCGGCAAGAGATCAAGAGGCTATGAGCAAGACTGTATCTACCACCAAACATGTTATCGAGCATCACAGGCTTCAAAATACTACTATCTTGTTGAAGACCTTAAATGCAAACACCAGTCAAGTATGCAATTCTGTAATACAAG GTAATGGATTGTCTGTCCAACAACTTGAAGCACTTGTCAAGATGAAACCAAccaaggaagaagaggaaaagtTACTAAATTATGCTGGCGATATTAACATGCTAGATCCAGCAGAAAACTTTGTCAAGGTGCTACTGACAATACCAATGGCATTCCCAAGAATGGAGATCATGCTCTACAAGGAAAATTTTGATGATGAGGTATCTCACATCAAAATGTCCTTTGCAATGATTGAA GGAGCTTGCATTGAACTAAAGTCAAGCAAACTATTCTTAAGATTACTTGAAGCAGTACTCAAGACAGGAAACAGGATGAATGTTGGAACATTAAGAGGAGGTGCGAGTGCTTTCAAACTGGATGCACTTCTGAAATTGGCAGATATACGTGGGGCCGATGGGAAAACAACCCTACTGCACTTTGTTGTTCAAGAGATGGCTCGTTCAAAAGGATTAAAGGGTTCAGAAAAACTCAATGAAATACCCAGCTCTTGCCCTGACACACCAACCGAACGAGAGGAGTATTCATCGATGGGCACAGAATTTGTCTCTAAGCTCAGTAATGAGCTAGGGAACGTCAAGAAGGTAGCAAGCATAGATCTGGATACTTTGAGAAACTCAATCTCATATCTATCATGTGGACTGGTTCAACTGAAGAATCTTGTTGAGAACGACCTAGCTAGTGATGACAACAATAACAACTTCTTGCAATGCATGAAATCCTTCCTAGATTATGCAGAGAATACAATGCAAGAACTCAAAGATGATGAATCTCAAGTTCTACTTAAGGTCAGGGAACTAACAGAGTATTATCATGGTGAGGTCAGCAAGGATGAGTCCAACCTGCTCCAGATATTCATCACTGTAAAAGATTTTCTTGGTTTGCTGGATAGGGTGTGTCGAGAAATGAGGGGCACAAAGCACAACCAAACTCTCAATTTAGTCCTTCCACTCAAGTGA
- the LOC102713292 gene encoding dihydrolipoyllysine-residue acetyltransferase component 4 of pyruvate dehydrogenase complex, chloroplastic, with amino-acid sequence MATAPATLSLSSAALPARLRVGRAGPAAALVASARRRGRMVVRAKIREIFMPALSSTMTEGKIVSWTAAEGDRVSKGDAVVVVESDKADMDVETFHDGIVAAVLVPAGESAPVGAPIALLAESEEEVQAALAKAQELSKGQPQQAPPPSDSAEPPPPPPPAAAPAAAPAPVAAGTKGIATPQAKKLAKQHRVDLAKVTGTGPFGRITPGDVEAAAGIQPKPKVAPAATAALSAPVIGAVPQAAVLPPVPGATVVPFTGMQAAVSKNMVESLSVPAFRVGYPIVTDKLDALYEKVKSKGVTMTVLLAKAAAMALAQHPVVNASCRDGKSFTYNSNINIAVAVAIDGGLITPVLEDADKLDIYLLSQKWKELVKKARAKQLQPNEYSSGTFTLSNLGMFGVDRFDAILPPGQGGIMAVGASKPTVVADKDGFFSVKSKMLVNVTADHRIVYGADLAAFLQTFAKIIEDPESLTL; translated from the exons atggcgacggcgccggcgaccctctcgctctcctccgccgcgttGCCGGCGCGCCTACGCGTCGGGCGggcggggccggcggcggcgctggtggcctccgcgcggcggcgggggaggatgGTGGTGCGGGCCAAGATCCGGGAGATCTTCATGCCGGCGCTCAGCTCCACCATGACGGAGGGGAAGATAGTCTCCTGGACGGCCGCCGAGGGGGACCGCGTCAGCAAGGGGGACGCCGTGGTGGTCGTCGAGTCCGACAAGGCCGACATGGACGTCGAGACGTTCCACGACGGCATCGTCGCGGCCGTGCTCGTCCCCGCCGGGGAGTCCGCCCCCGTCGGGGCCCCCATCGCGCTGCTCGCGGAGTCCGAGGAGGAGGTCCAGGCCGCCCTCGCCAAGGCCCAAGAGCTCTCCAAGGGCCAGCCGCAGCAGGCCCCTCCACCGTCCGATTCCgctgagccgccgccgcctcctccgcccgcggcTGCTCCAGCCGCTGCTCCCGCACCGGTGGCAGCTGGCACGAAGGGCATTGCCACCCCGCAAGCTAAGAAGCTTGCCAAGCAGCACAGGGTGGACCTCGCTAAGGTGACTGGCACTGGGCCGTTCGGACGAATTACGCCGGGCGACGTTGAGGCTGCCGCTGGCATCCAACCGAAACCTAAGGTTGCTCCTGCTGCCACTGCGGCTCTTTCTGCTCCGGTGATTGGGGCCGTTCCACAGGCGGCGGTGCTTCCTCCAGTGCCCGGTGCAACGGTGGTTCCATTCACCGGTATGCAGGCTGCAGTGAGCAAGAACATGGTGGAGAGCCTCTCGGTGCCAGCATTCCGTGTGGGATACCCAATCGTGACCGATAAGCTCGATGCGCTATATGAGAAG GTCAAGTCAAAGGGGGTGACCATGACGGTTCTGCTGGCAAAGGCTGCAGCTATGGCGCTTGCGCAGCATCCTGTGGTGAACGCTAGCTGCAGGGATGGGAAGAGCTTCACTTACAACAGCAACATCAACATTGCGGTGGCCGTCGCAATTGATGGTGGACTCATTACACCTGTTCTGGAGGATGCTGATAAG CTGGATATATATTTGCTCTCACAAAAATGGAAGGAACTAGTCAAGAAGGCTCGTGCAAAACAGCTCCAACCAAATGAATACAGCTCTG GGACATTTACACTATCAAACTTGGGTATGTTTGGTGTAGATAGGTTTGATGCAATTCTTCCACCTGGCCAG GGAGGCATAATGGCTGTTGGAGCCTCAAAACCTACAGTGGTAGCTGATAAAGATGGTTTCTTTAGTGTCAAGAGCAAAATGCTG GTCAATGTCACTGCGGATCACAGAATTGTATATGGTGCTGATCTGGCAGCATTCCTGCAAACTTTTGCAAAGATTATTGAGGATCCTGAGAGCTTAACTTTGTAA
- the LOC102713565 gene encoding NADH-ubiquinone oxidoreductase 20.9 kDa subunit, with protein MNTDITASVKPEYPVVDRNPPFTKVVGNFSALDYLRLSTISAVSVTVGYLSGIKPGIRGPSMVTGGLIGVMGGFMYAYQNSAGRLMGFFPNDAEVARYKHKL; from the exons ATGAACACCGACATCACCGCGTCGGTGAAGCCGGAGTACCCCGTGGTGGACCGGAACCCGCCCTTCACCAAGGTCGTCGGCAACTTCTCCGCGCTCGACTACCTCCGCCTCTCCACCATCTCCGCCGTCTCCGTCACCGTCGGCTACCTCTCCG GGATCAAGCCTGGGATCCGCGGGCCGTCGATGGTGACGGGGGGACTCATCGGGGTCATGGGAGGGTTCATGTACGCCTACCAGAactccgccggccgcctcaTGGGCTTCTTCCCCAACGACGCCGAGGTCGCCCGCTACAAGCACAAGCTGTag